The DNA window GACCGGCTTCAGCGCTCGTCGGCGCGCGCTGATTCTGCGCGTTTCAGCAGCCGGAAGACGTCGACACACACAGCCGACCTCTTCCTCCCACGTGGAGATGGCCTCCTCCCACGTGGAGATGGCGGAGGTCGGCAACGCGCTACGCACATCGCCCCCGGTCCCCCGAGGTCCCTCGGGGAGCGGGGGCGCGGATACCCCGTTCGAACGTGTCGCTTCGGGAGGTCAGTACCCCTGCGCCGTCGGGCGCACGACGATCTCGTTCACATCCACGTCGCCCGGCTGCTCGATGGCAAAGGCGATCGCTCGCGCGACGGCGGCTGCGGGAAGGATCTCTCGCCGGTAATCCTGGATCACTCGCTGCTTCATTTCCGGATCGGAAATGCTCTCGGCGAGCTCGGATTCGGTGGCACCAGGCGAGACGAGGGTGACCCGGATGTCACGGCCGATTTCCTGGCGCAGCCCTTCGGAGAGGGCCCTCACCGCGAACTTGGACGCGCAGTAGACGGCGGCCGCGGGCACCACGACAAGCCCTGCGACGGACGAGATGTTGACGAACTGACCCGCCCCTTGCTTCTTCATGAAGGGTAGCGCGGCCGCGATCCCGTAGAGCACACCCTTGATGTTCACGTCGATCGTACGGTCCCACTCGTCGACCTTCAGATGCTCGACGAGAGACAGCGGCATGACGCCCGCATTGTTCACGAGCACGTCGATGCGCCCGGTGCGCTGCACCGCGAACTGCACGAAGGCCTCCACCTGCTCGCGCCGGGTGACATCGAGTGGGTGGATCTCTGCCTTGCCACCTCCCTCTCGAATGGCCGCCGCGATCGATTCCAGCCGCTCCGTGCGACGGGCGCCGAGCACGACGTGAGCCCCTCTCTCTGCGAGGAGCCTCGCCGCGGCCTCACCGATGCCGCTGCTCGCTCCCGTGATTGCAATGGTCTTCCCTTGAATGCCGCTCATCTGAATGCCGCTCATCGAGGTTCTCCTGCTGCCATGGGTCGCCGGTGCTCTCGTCGGGGTGGCGACGAGCGCGAACCGAGCCTGGTCGAGCGTTTCCCGGCGCGCTCCAGCGCGATCGCCGGAGCACACACGAATGTCGCGGTGTGCCGGCGTCGATCACCAGTGCGCGTGGTGCTCGCGATGCGACGGGCCCCAGGGCCCATCTGCCGATCACCCTACGGCCTTGACCGACCATCGCACCAACGCCTAATGGTCACTCTCAGCGTGACAGGAAGTCATGACGACGTTTGATCCACGCTTGCTGAACGGGATCGGAGTCCTCGTCGCCGTCGTGGAAGCTGGCAATTTCGTGCGCGCCGCGGAGGCGCTGCACATGACCCAGTCAGGCGTCAGCCGCGCGGTGGCACGCCTGGAACAGCGCCTCGGAGTGCGCTTGTTTCATCGCACCGCGCGCGCGGTGCACCTCACGGAGGAGGGGCGCCGGTTCCACGACGATGTCGCGCCCTTGCTCACCGGGTTGGAGGATGCGGCCCACCAGGCCGCAGGGGCCTCGGCTTCCGCTCGTGGGAAGCTGAGCGTCAACGTCGACGCGACGTTCGGCCATTACATCCTCTCGCCGCGCATAGGCGCATTCCTTGCTGCACACCCGGAACTCTCGGTAGATCTCCTCATCCGGGATCGGATGGGAGATCTCGACGCGGACGGGTTCGATGTCGCCGTCCGCTTCGGCGAACCGGAGCCGTCGAGCCTCACCTGCAAGCTTCTGTCGCAATCACGGGTCGTGACCTGCGCCTCTCCTGCGTACGTCGCTCGGCGGGGCCGCCCCGCACGGCCTCGATCCCTGGTCGACGACGGCCACGAGTGTCTCCTCTTCCGCAACCCCAGCACCGGGCGCCCTTTCGCGTGGGAGTTCCACCGTCGGAAAAAGGTGGTGCCCGTACCCGTGACCGGCCGGCTCGCCACCAACGACGTGAACAGCCTGATGGCGGCTTGCCTCGGAGGTCATGGGGTCTCCCAGTTCCTCGAGATCTGTGTGCGGGAG is part of the Chondromyces crocatus genome and encodes:
- a CDS encoding SDR family NAD(P)-dependent oxidoreductase yields the protein MSGIQGKTIAITGASSGIGEAAARLLAERGAHVVLGARRTERLESIAAAIREGGGKAEIHPLDVTRREQVEAFVQFAVQRTGRIDVLVNNAGVMPLSLVEHLKVDEWDRTIDVNIKGVLYGIAAALPFMKKQGAGQFVNISSVAGLVVVPAAAVYCASKFAVRALSEGLRQEIGRDIRVTLVSPGATESELAESISDPEMKQRVIQDYRREILPAAAVARAIAFAIEQPGDVDVNEIVVRPTAQGY
- a CDS encoding LysR family transcriptional regulator, with the protein product MTTFDPRLLNGIGVLVAVVEAGNFVRAAEALHMTQSGVSRAVARLEQRLGVRLFHRTARAVHLTEEGRRFHDDVAPLLTGLEDAAHQAAGASASARGKLSVNVDATFGHYILSPRIGAFLAAHPELSVDLLIRDRMGDLDADGFDVAVRFGEPEPSSLTCKLLSQSRVVTCASPAYVARRGRPARPRSLVDDGHECLLFRNPSTGRPFAWEFHRRKKVVPVPVTGRLATNDVNSLMAACLGGHGVSQFLEICVREMFEDGRLIQLLPDWAEERFPLYAYHRSRKLPPAKVRAFLDYVVELTR